In Actinoplanes derwentensis, the following proteins share a genomic window:
- a CDS encoding transposase gives MLPLLHKLTTRLATTYGTVVVEDLNVTGMLANRRLARHIADAGFADIRRQLANGSG, from the coding sequence ATGCTCCCCTTGCTGCACAAGCTGACCACCCGCCTGGCCACCACGTACGGCACGGTCGTGGTGGAAGACCTCAACGTCACCGGCATGCTGGCAAACCGCAGGCTCGCCCGGCACATCGCCGACGCCGGGTTCGCGGATATCCGCCGTCAGCTCGCTAACGGATCTGGGTGA
- a CDS encoding RNA-guided endonuclease InsQ/TnpB family protein, whose amino-acid sequence MRDYGTLWILQLRYNFRITPDPAQRAALAQAFGCARVVFNDGLRLRRQAHDAGEKYVSDGDLSKLVITRAKATDDRAWLSEVSAVVLQQALADLNTAYRNFFNSLTGKRQGRKIAAPRFCSRKDNRQAIRFTKNARFKVLDSGCLRLPKIGDVPVRWSRDMPSEPISVTVVKDAAGRYFASFVVTIGQDETLPPVDAEIGIDLGLTHFAVMSDGTKVTAPKFLHRAARKLKRLQQALARKTKSSNRRKKAVVKVARAHARVADTRRDWQHKLSTAIIRDNQAVYVEDLCVAGLARTRLAKSVHDAGWAGFTAMLEYKAARYGRVFARVDRFFPSTRMCSDCGRINDKMPLDVREWDCPCGSHHDRDVNAAINIKAAGQADFNDRGAHVRPGLVPAARSEAVTHPDAACSTRSVEGISVP is encoded by the coding sequence ATGCGCGATTACGGTACATTGTGGATTCTGCAGCTCCGGTACAACTTCCGGATCACCCCGGATCCCGCTCAGCGTGCCGCGCTGGCGCAGGCGTTCGGGTGTGCCCGGGTGGTTTTCAACGACGGACTGCGGCTGCGCCGCCAGGCCCACGATGCGGGCGAGAAATACGTCTCCGACGGCGACCTGTCGAAGCTGGTCATCACCCGGGCCAAGGCCACCGACGACCGGGCCTGGCTTTCCGAAGTGTCGGCGGTGGTGTTGCAGCAGGCCCTCGCGGACCTGAACACCGCGTACCGCAACTTCTTCAACTCCCTGACCGGCAAACGCCAGGGCCGTAAGATCGCGGCGCCCCGGTTCTGCTCGCGCAAGGACAACCGGCAGGCCATCCGGTTCACCAAGAACGCCCGGTTCAAGGTCCTCGACAGCGGCTGCCTGCGGCTACCGAAGATCGGCGACGTGCCGGTCCGTTGGTCGCGCGACATGCCGTCGGAGCCCATCTCGGTCACCGTGGTCAAGGACGCGGCTGGCCGGTACTTCGCTTCGTTCGTCGTGACCATCGGCCAGGACGAGACGCTGCCGCCGGTCGACGCCGAGATCGGCATCGACCTCGGCCTGACCCACTTCGCGGTCATGTCCGACGGCACGAAGGTGACCGCGCCGAAGTTCCTGCACCGCGCGGCGCGCAAACTCAAACGGCTACAGCAGGCCCTCGCGCGCAAGACCAAGAGCAGCAACCGCCGTAAGAAGGCCGTCGTCAAGGTCGCCAGGGCGCACGCCCGGGTGGCCGATACCCGGCGGGACTGGCAGCACAAACTGTCCACGGCGATCATCCGCGACAACCAAGCGGTGTACGTCGAGGACCTGTGCGTCGCCGGTCTCGCCCGGACCCGGCTCGCCAAATCCGTGCACGACGCGGGCTGGGCGGGTTTCACGGCCATGCTGGAGTACAAGGCCGCTCGATACGGGCGCGTCTTCGCCCGGGTGGACCGGTTCTTCCCGTCCACCCGGATGTGTTCCGACTGCGGGCGCATCAACGACAAGATGCCGCTCGACGTTCGGGAGTGGGACTGCCCGTGCGGCAGTCACCACGACCGGGACGTCAACGCGGCGATCAACATCAAGGCCGCCGGGCAGGCGGACTTCAACGACCGTGGAGCGCACGTAAGACCAGGACTCGTCCCAGCAGCGCGCAGTGAAGCGGTAACCCACCCGGACGCCGCGTGTTCCACACGCAGCGTGGAGGGAATCTCCGTCCCTTAG
- a CDS encoding intradiol ring-cleavage dioxygenase, producing MSPKQNPTYQGRPLPHPDEEVFDQGLGFDLGTLMGRRQILRAFGIGAVTLGLAACSTESSGSTTTATASSGTTSSTEIPDETAGPYPGDGSNGPDVLEQSGIVRSDIRTSFGDASGTAEGVPMTLELTITDLANGGGAFAGVAVYVWHCDRAGLYSMYSEGVTEENYLRGVQIADSDGKVKFTSIFPACYTGRWPHIHFEVYPDEASITDSTKAIATSQVAIPKEYCDTVYKEAGYESSVTNLAQLTLESDNVFGDDAGAKQLATVTGDVAGGYAVALTAPVDTSTTPTAGAAPAGGGGAPPSGAPGEGGPGGGGTPPSGAPAGGGPGGTPPSGAPPA from the coding sequence GTGAGTCCCAAGCAGAATCCGACCTATCAGGGGCGCCCACTGCCCCACCCCGACGAAGAGGTCTTCGACCAGGGGCTGGGATTCGATCTGGGCACCTTGATGGGCCGGCGGCAGATACTGCGGGCCTTCGGCATCGGCGCGGTCACCCTCGGGCTGGCGGCGTGCAGCACGGAGTCGTCCGGTTCCACGACGACCGCCACCGCCTCGTCCGGGACCACGTCGTCCACGGAGATCCCGGACGAGACGGCCGGCCCCTACCCGGGTGACGGCTCCAACGGCCCGGACGTGCTCGAACAGAGCGGCATCGTGCGCAGCGACATCCGCACCAGCTTCGGCGACGCGTCCGGCACCGCCGAGGGTGTGCCGATGACCCTGGAACTGACCATCACCGACCTGGCGAACGGCGGCGGCGCCTTCGCCGGAGTGGCGGTCTACGTCTGGCACTGTGACCGGGCCGGTCTCTACTCGATGTACTCCGAGGGCGTCACCGAGGAGAACTACCTGCGCGGCGTGCAGATCGCCGACAGCGACGGCAAGGTGAAGTTCACCAGCATCTTCCCGGCCTGCTACACCGGGCGGTGGCCGCACATCCACTTCGAGGTGTACCCCGACGAGGCCAGCATCACCGACAGCACCAAGGCGATCGCGACCTCCCAGGTGGCGATCCCCAAGGAGTACTGCGACACGGTCTACAAGGAGGCCGGGTACGAGTCCTCGGTCACCAACCTGGCGCAGTTGACGCTGGAGTCCGACAACGTCTTCGGCGACGACGCGGGTGCCAAGCAGTTGGCGACAGTGACCGGTGACGTGGCCGGCGGATACGCGGTGGCGCTGACGGCGCCGGTGGACACCAGCACGACTCCGACCGCGGGTGCGGCTCCGGCCGGTGGCGGCGGTGCTCCTCCGTCGGGCGCCCCGGGCGAAGGTGGCCCCGGTGGCGGTGGCACCCCGCCGAGCGGTGCTCCGGCCGGTGGCGGTCCCGGTGGTACTCCGCCGTCGGGTGCTCCGCCAGCCTGA
- a CDS encoding glycoside hydrolase family 12 protein, with translation MRKIRLALSVFLASALLLAGPSPVSAAVWSTSDQWGTWTSGNYTLYNNIWGSGAGPQTLWVNSTSNWGVWANHPNTGGVKSYPNASVTVNKKVASLGTTTSSFNVTVPASGVAFTTAYDIWADGHTYEIMLWMNKYGAVGPLGTFQTNVTVGGHTWAVYSGSNGSNAVFSFVRTSNTNAGTVDIRAVLQWIKNRGWYGDVTLSQIQFGYEITSSSGGKDFVTNSYSATY, from the coding sequence GTGCGCAAGATCCGTCTCGCTCTGTCCGTGTTCCTGGCGTCCGCCCTGCTCCTGGCCGGGCCGTCGCCCGTGAGTGCCGCTGTCTGGTCGACCAGCGACCAGTGGGGCACCTGGACCAGCGGCAACTACACCCTCTACAACAACATCTGGGGCAGCGGCGCCGGCCCGCAGACGCTCTGGGTCAACTCGACGAGCAACTGGGGTGTCTGGGCAAACCATCCCAACACCGGCGGCGTGAAGTCCTACCCCAACGCCAGCGTCACCGTGAACAAGAAGGTCGCCTCGCTCGGCACCACCACCAGCAGCTTCAACGTGACCGTGCCCGCCAGCGGGGTCGCGTTCACCACCGCGTACGACATCTGGGCCGACGGTCACACGTACGAGATCATGCTCTGGATGAACAAGTACGGCGCTGTCGGTCCGCTCGGCACGTTCCAGACCAACGTCACCGTCGGTGGCCACACCTGGGCCGTCTACAGCGGATCCAACGGCTCCAACGCGGTCTTCTCGTTCGTCCGCACGAGCAACACCAACGCCGGAACCGTCGACATCCGTGCGGTCCTCCAGTGGATCAAGAATCGGGGCTGGTACGGCGACGTGACCCTGAGCCAGATCCAGTTCGGGTACGAGATCACCTCGTCGAGTGGCGGCAAGGATTTCGTCACCAACAGCTACTCCGCCACGTATTGA
- a CDS encoding SAM-dependent methyltransferase, whose protein sequence is MVEETVPAGLDTTTAHPARRYNYWLGGKDHFPADRASGDMIESVHPTVRLSALENRGFLQRAVRFLAEEARIGQFLDIGTGLPTADNTHEVAQRRMPHARVVYVDNDPMVGVHARALLSSTPEGRTRYIEEDLRNPAAILADPQLKEILDLEQPVALILIAVLHFIKDTTEARDVVRELLAALPSGSYLAASNFTLDFTPPEKAAVARDMIAKGRSDAHPRTRAEFAGFFTGLGLIGPGVVPVSEWLPEVPAHQRPSPAEIGIYGAVGRKP, encoded by the coding sequence GTGGTGGAGGAGACGGTTCCGGCCGGGCTGGACACCACGACGGCCCATCCCGCCCGGCGCTACAACTACTGGCTCGGCGGCAAGGACCATTTCCCCGCCGACCGCGCCTCCGGCGACATGATCGAGAGTGTGCACCCGACGGTCCGGCTGTCCGCCCTGGAGAACCGGGGGTTCCTGCAGCGTGCGGTGCGGTTCCTGGCCGAGGAGGCACGGATCGGCCAGTTCCTGGACATCGGCACCGGCCTGCCCACCGCCGACAACACCCACGAGGTCGCGCAGCGCCGGATGCCCCACGCCCGGGTGGTCTATGTCGACAACGATCCGATGGTCGGCGTGCACGCCCGCGCCCTGCTCAGCAGCACTCCCGAGGGCCGCACGCGGTATATCGAGGAGGATCTGCGCAACCCCGCCGCGATCCTGGCCGACCCGCAGCTCAAGGAGATCCTGGACCTGGAGCAACCGGTCGCGCTGATCCTGATCGCGGTGCTGCACTTCATCAAGGACACCACCGAGGCCCGTGACGTGGTCCGGGAGCTACTCGCGGCCCTGCCCTCCGGCAGCTATCTGGCCGCCTCGAACTTCACCCTCGACTTCACCCCGCCGGAGAAGGCCGCCGTCGCCCGCGACATGATCGCCAAGGGCCGCTCCGACGCGCACCCGCGCACCCGCGCCGAGTTCGCCGGGTTCTTCACCGGCCTCGGCCTGATCGGCCCCGGCGTCGTCCCGGTCTCCGAGTGGCTGCCCGAGGTCCCCGCCCACCAGCGGCCATCCCCGGCCGAGATCGGCATCTACGGAGCAGTCGGCCGAAAACCTTAG
- a CDS encoding response regulator: MPSWSRVSLLVVVFACGYLLLQEVGLWLAFGPAGLAAFWPAAGLGVAAFAYCRRARWLLLGVVLLLVNVSGNVMGGNSLLVSACLALVNTGEAVLGGLLLARSGGSGESMPARWVLRALLPVAAFAAAAAGLAGATVVTALGNSEAGFGLTWWAWFSADLLGIVVMVPAARAVFAGRPSWTSSASRVLELCVLLALQACVVRFVFTPVVDGLKAWQWPYLLLPGLFWSAVRFGPQVTAMMSALLTTSVILGTANGGGPFAQARTVEDQMLSAQGFCAVIFMSALMMSKVIASHEALEVRLGEQSAVLELAVEGIAYIDPTGCYLRINHAYAATLGTTAEYMLGRSWEPTVHPEDLSSLRTAYAYMLEHGSVTAEARGIRTDGTVFHKEITMIADRAADGALLGHHCFMRDITARKAATEHVDQLFRLSPELLCVIDAEGRFARLNPAWSQTLGYPVADMIGRPFIGFVHPDDVEATAAEAAEIAGGTESIAFENRYRHSDGSHRWLRWNSAVDTATGTLYAVAHDVTGSKNTEQNLADARDQAMEASRMKSQFLAMMSHEIRTPMNGVIGLTDLLADTHLDAVQQKYVDGVRGAGNALLAVINDILDFSKIEAGKFVLDDADFRLPAVIADVAILTGQSAKTRGLTLVTDLHPELPAVVRGDPGRVRQILLNLIGNAVKFTHEGTVTIRAYPHDLGTKAAVRVEVADTGIGMNPAAVTRMFQPFTQADASTTRTYGGTGLGLAISRQLAEAMGGDITVTSAENAGTTFTVTLPLPAVNSADITEAADPSRLRVLIVDDNATNQLTLADQVRSWGMRADIADSADQAEQLLLRSVAHERHYDIAIVDMHIPGMSGLQLATGITANPAIPTVPIILMTSGEAINSFEARRAGIGAHLTKPVSRSDLYDALTTAIRPAPDTEPAVTRGHLLLVEDNETNQMVATGILTKLGYTIDIANDGLEALELAAKSTYQAILMDCQMPNMDGYTAARKIRESPKVARIPIIALTANAFKDERDRCLTAGMDDYLPKPIRAHDLDATLTRWTATAPVTHPTPQQTTSRHDTLMAERLEELIGDHTPTDIAFIQKIIGSFITRAPAMITAIGVALTDNDPPAVAYHAHALKSSATNLGAHAIAETCAVIEDLARTGDINGPRRHHARLAALLDRTTNELTDTLNTLNTLTEHHTPAKPH; the protein is encoded by the coding sequence TTGCCCAGCTGGTCTCGCGTCAGTCTGCTTGTGGTGGTGTTCGCATGCGGCTACCTGCTGTTGCAGGAGGTGGGCCTGTGGCTGGCATTCGGCCCGGCCGGATTGGCGGCGTTCTGGCCGGCCGCTGGTCTGGGTGTCGCGGCGTTCGCGTATTGCCGACGCGCCCGGTGGCTGTTGCTGGGGGTGGTGTTGCTGCTGGTCAACGTGTCGGGCAACGTTATGGGCGGCAACAGTCTCTTGGTGAGTGCCTGTCTCGCATTGGTCAACACGGGCGAGGCGGTGCTAGGTGGGTTACTGCTGGCCCGTTCCGGGGGCTCGGGTGAGTCGATGCCGGCCCGGTGGGTGCTGCGGGCGTTGCTGCCGGTGGCCGCGTTCGCTGCGGCTGCCGCCGGGCTGGCGGGGGCGACCGTGGTCACCGCGCTCGGAAACTCCGAGGCCGGCTTCGGCCTGACCTGGTGGGCCTGGTTCTCCGCTGACCTGCTCGGGATAGTGGTGATGGTCCCGGCCGCGCGGGCGGTGTTCGCTGGCCGGCCAAGCTGGACGTCGTCCGCCTCGCGCGTCCTGGAGTTGTGTGTGTTGCTGGCCTTGCAGGCGTGCGTAGTGCGGTTCGTGTTCACGCCCGTAGTCGACGGTCTAAAGGCCTGGCAGTGGCCTTATCTGCTGCTTCCCGGGCTGTTCTGGTCAGCGGTGCGGTTCGGCCCGCAGGTCACCGCGATGATGTCGGCCTTGCTGACCACGTCGGTGATACTCGGGACAGCGAACGGCGGTGGCCCGTTCGCCCAGGCCCGAACCGTCGAGGATCAGATGCTGTCCGCGCAGGGTTTCTGCGCGGTCATCTTCATGTCCGCGTTGATGATGTCCAAGGTCATCGCCTCTCACGAAGCCCTCGAAGTCCGGCTGGGGGAGCAGTCAGCGGTGCTGGAACTCGCGGTCGAGGGCATCGCCTACATCGACCCCACCGGCTGCTATCTGCGGATCAACCACGCCTACGCCGCCACCCTCGGCACCACTGCCGAATACATGCTGGGCCGCAGCTGGGAACCGACCGTGCACCCCGAGGACCTGTCCAGCTTGCGTACCGCCTACGCGTACATGCTGGAGCACGGCTCGGTCACCGCCGAAGCCCGCGGGATCCGGACCGACGGCACGGTCTTCCACAAGGAGATCACCATGATCGCCGATCGGGCCGCCGACGGCGCCCTGCTCGGACACCACTGCTTCATGCGTGACATCACCGCCCGCAAGGCGGCGACCGAACACGTGGACCAGCTGTTCCGGCTCTCCCCGGAACTGCTGTGCGTGATCGATGCCGAGGGGCGGTTCGCCCGGCTCAACCCGGCCTGGTCGCAAACGTTGGGATACCCGGTCGCCGACATGATCGGCCGCCCGTTCATTGGCTTCGTGCATCCCGACGACGTCGAGGCCACCGCCGCCGAAGCAGCCGAAATCGCCGGAGGTACGGAGTCGATCGCGTTCGAGAACCGCTACCGGCACTCCGACGGCTCCCATCGGTGGCTGCGATGGAACTCAGCCGTCGACACCGCCACCGGCACCCTGTACGCGGTCGCCCATGACGTCACCGGCAGCAAGAACACCGAGCAGAATCTCGCCGACGCCCGGGACCAGGCGATGGAAGCCTCCCGGATGAAATCACAGTTCCTGGCCATGATGAGCCACGAGATCCGCACTCCGATGAACGGCGTGATCGGCCTGACCGACCTGCTCGCCGACACCCACCTCGACGCCGTTCAGCAGAAATACGTCGACGGGGTCCGCGGCGCCGGTAACGCCCTGCTCGCCGTCATCAACGACATCCTCGACTTCTCCAAGATCGAAGCCGGGAAGTTCGTCCTGGACGACGCAGACTTCCGGCTACCCGCCGTCATCGCCGACGTGGCAATCCTCACCGGACAGTCCGCGAAGACACGCGGTCTCACCCTGGTCACCGATCTGCACCCCGAACTGCCCGCAGTGGTCCGCGGCGACCCTGGCAGGGTCCGGCAGATCCTGCTCAACCTCATCGGCAATGCAGTCAAATTCACCCACGAAGGTACCGTCACCATCCGCGCCTACCCCCACGACCTCGGCACCAAGGCAGCCGTGCGCGTTGAGGTCGCCGACACCGGCATCGGCATGAATCCGGCAGCCGTGACCCGAATGTTCCAGCCGTTCACTCAGGCCGATGCGTCGACCACCCGCACCTACGGCGGCACCGGCCTCGGCCTGGCCATCAGCCGCCAACTCGCCGAAGCCATGGGCGGCGACATCACCGTCACCAGCGCCGAGAACGCCGGCACCACCTTCACCGTCACCCTGCCCCTGCCCGCCGTGAACAGCGCCGACATCACCGAGGCCGCCGACCCCAGCCGACTGCGGGTTCTCATCGTCGACGACAACGCCACCAACCAGCTCACCCTCGCCGACCAGGTCCGCAGCTGGGGCATGCGCGCCGACATCGCCGACAGCGCCGACCAGGCCGAGCAACTCCTGCTCCGTTCGGTAGCCCACGAGCGCCACTACGACATCGCCATCGTCGACATGCACATACCTGGCATGAGCGGCCTGCAACTGGCCACCGGCATCACCGCGAACCCGGCCATCCCCACCGTGCCCATCATCCTGATGACCTCCGGCGAAGCGATCAACAGCTTCGAAGCCCGCCGAGCCGGTATCGGCGCCCACCTGACCAAACCCGTCTCCCGCTCCGACCTCTACGACGCTCTCACCACCGCCATCCGACCCGCACCCGACACCGAGCCCGCCGTGACCCGCGGACATCTGCTGCTCGTCGAGGACAACGAGACCAACCAGATGGTCGCCACCGGCATCCTCACCAAACTCGGTTACACCATCGACATCGCCAACGACGGCCTCGAAGCACTCGAACTGGCCGCCAAGAGCACCTACCAGGCCATCCTCATGGACTGCCAGATGCCGAACATGGACGGGTACACCGCCGCCAGAAAGATTCGCGAAAGCCCTAAAGTCGCCCGCATCCCGATCATCGCCCTGACCGCCAACGCCTTCAAAGACGAACGCGACCGATGCCTCACCGCCGGCATGGACGACTACCTGCCCAAACCCATCCGCGCCCACGACCTCGACGCCACCCTCACCCGTTGGACAGCCACCGCCCCCGTCACGCACCCCACTCCCCAGCAAACGACCAGCCGCCACGACACCCTCATGGCCGAACGCCTCGAAGAACTGATCGGTGACCACACCCCCACCGACATCGCGTTCATCCAAAAGATCATCGGAAGCTTCATCACCAGAGCGCCAGCCATGATCACCGCTATCGGCGTAGCCCTCACCGACAACGACCCGCCCGCCGTCGCCTACCACGCCCACGCTCTCAAGAGCTCCGCCACGAACCTCGGCGCCCACGCCATCGCCGAAACCTGCGCCGTCATCGAAGACCTCGCCCGCACCGGTGACATCAACGGTCCCAGACGCCATCACGCCCGACTCGCCGCACTCCTCGATCGGACTACCAACGAACTCACCGACACCCTCAACACCCTCAACACCCTCACCGAACACCACACACCCGCCAAACCGCACTGA
- a CDS encoding response regulator: MVDDDVDVRDTMVHTLGQRGFDVIVASGKVEAMALFQQYQDRISVLVADISLPGEKPGDLARAVAASYPRIKIVYVTGIPRHIALAAGIVGSEVPYLAKPVSPDVLAGLLQGLLPRFAAPPRGDW, from the coding sequence GTGGTCGACGATGACGTCGATGTGCGGGACACGATGGTGCATACGCTGGGGCAGCGTGGCTTCGATGTCATCGTGGCATCGGGCAAGGTCGAGGCGATGGCACTGTTTCAGCAATATCAGGACCGCATCAGCGTGCTTGTCGCCGATATCTCCCTTCCCGGCGAGAAGCCAGGCGATCTGGCTCGAGCGGTCGCAGCCTCGTACCCCCGTATCAAGATCGTGTATGTGACCGGTATTCCTCGGCACATCGCACTAGCCGCGGGCATTGTCGGCTCTGAAGTGCCGTATCTGGCTAAGCCCGTCAGCCCGGATGTGCTGGCCGGGCTGTTACAGGGTCTTCTCCCGAGGTTTGCGGCACCGCCAAGAGGCGACTGGTGA
- a CDS encoding 1-aminocyclopropane-1-carboxylate deaminase, whose product MGISDFPRHPLLFGPSPVHRLDRLTRHLGGAEIWAKREDVNSGIAYGGNKTRKLEYLVADALAQGADTLVSIGGVQSNHTRQVAAVAAATGLKCVLVQESWVDWPDSVYDKVGNILISRLAGADVRLVKAGFGIGFKESWDAAIAEVKDGGGTPYAIPAGASDHRLGGLGFANWSYEVIEQEKQLGVFFDTVIVCSVTGSTQAGMIAGFAAAGGPGRKVIGIDGSAKPAETHTQVARIARATAALIGARELTDDEIILDDRYHAGIYGIPDETTLDAMKLAARTEGMVTDPVYEGKSMAGLIDLVERGEIGKDSKVLYAHLGGQPALNAYAGLFS is encoded by the coding sequence ATGGGCATCTCCGATTTTCCGCGTCACCCGCTGCTGTTCGGGCCGTCGCCGGTGCACCGCCTCGACCGTCTGACCCGGCATCTGGGTGGCGCCGAGATCTGGGCCAAGCGGGAGGACGTCAACTCCGGCATCGCCTACGGCGGTAACAAGACCCGCAAGCTGGAGTATCTGGTGGCCGACGCGCTCGCCCAGGGCGCCGACACGCTCGTCTCGATCGGTGGTGTGCAGTCCAACCACACCCGGCAGGTGGCCGCGGTCGCCGCCGCCACCGGGCTCAAGTGTGTGCTCGTGCAGGAGAGCTGGGTCGACTGGCCGGACAGCGTCTACGACAAGGTCGGCAACATCCTGATCAGCCGGCTGGCCGGAGCTGACGTGCGGCTGGTCAAGGCCGGGTTCGGCATCGGCTTCAAGGAGAGCTGGGACGCGGCTATCGCCGAGGTCAAGGACGGCGGTGGTACGCCGTACGCCATCCCCGCCGGTGCCAGCGACCACCGTCTAGGCGGGCTGGGTTTCGCGAACTGGTCCTACGAGGTGATCGAGCAGGAGAAGCAGCTCGGCGTCTTCTTCGACACGGTGATCGTCTGCTCGGTCACCGGCAGCACCCAGGCCGGCATGATCGCCGGGTTCGCCGCAGCCGGAGGCCCGGGCCGCAAGGTGATCGGCATCGACGGCTCCGCCAAACCGGCCGAGACCCACACGCAGGTCGCCCGGATCGCCCGTGCCACCGCCGCTCTGATCGGGGCGCGTGAGCTGACCGACGACGAGATCATCCTGGACGACCGCTACCACGCCGGGATCTACGGCATCCCCGACGAGACCACGCTCGACGCGATGAAGCTGGCCGCGCGGACCGAGGGCATGGTCACCGACCCGGTGTACGAGGGCAAGTCGATGGCCGGCCTGATCGACCTGGTCGAGCGCGGCGAGATCGGCAAGGACTCCAAGGTCCTTTACGCCCACCTCGGCGGGCAGCCCGCCCTGAACGCCTATGCGGGGCTGTTCTCCTGA
- a CDS encoding GntR family transcriptional regulator, with amino-acid sequence MESIGRHLLRDTAYGRLRGAIVDGTLAPGAALRPDELAERLGISRAPIRDAIARLTSEGLVETKPQSYTRVTEVVAKDVEDAAAVLGAMHDLAVRHGGASLTPGHLDAMRSANARFAAAVMAGDVEAALAADDEVHAIPLLAYGNAAASGTVERYTPLVRRAERLLFTSADAGRSVRLHDDLIAALAAGDAANAVTVNAEIWGHLHHSITL; translated from the coding sequence GTGGAGAGCATCGGACGGCATCTGCTGAGGGACACCGCCTACGGCCGCCTGCGCGGCGCGATCGTGGACGGCACCCTCGCGCCCGGTGCGGCGCTGCGGCCCGACGAGCTGGCCGAGCGGCTGGGCATCTCCCGGGCCCCGATCCGGGACGCCATCGCCCGCCTGACCAGCGAGGGTCTCGTCGAGACGAAACCGCAGAGCTACACCCGGGTCACCGAGGTCGTCGCCAAGGACGTGGAGGACGCGGCGGCCGTGCTCGGGGCGATGCACGATCTCGCCGTCCGGCACGGGGGTGCGAGTCTGACTCCCGGTCACCTGGACGCGATGCGGTCGGCCAACGCCCGGTTCGCCGCGGCCGTCATGGCCGGTGACGTCGAGGCCGCGCTGGCCGCCGACGACGAGGTGCACGCGATCCCGCTGCTGGCCTATGGCAACGCCGCGGCCTCCGGCACGGTCGAGAGATACACGCCGCTGGTCCGGCGGGCCGAGCGCCTGCTGTTCACCTCGGCCGACGCCGGCCGCTCGGTGCGGCTCCACGACGACCTGATCGCGGCTCTGGCCGCCGGTGACGCGGCAAACGCGGTCACCGTCAACGCCGAGATCTGGGGACATCTGCATCACAGCATCACCCTCTGA
- a CDS encoding glycerophosphodiester phosphodiesterase, with protein MRRTSVFALSAVLVLAGLVTPSAALAKPAVPLRAPGAPVVVVAHRGASASAPENTLPATRLALEAGSDWIETDTQPSRDGVPFVLHDRTVTRTTNGTGAIRKLTSARLTRLDAGSWFARKYAGTRLPTLAQQLAYVRRHNGRVLVEIKGAHTKTQILAVVRVIRAQRMTGRVLVQSFDEVSLRRVRQAAPELPIALLRTTIDRDPVAVSRRLGLAAYNPKGSALLTRPAVVARLHAAGVAVFAWTEDSPARWKRLDTIRVDGIITNRPADLVHWRNRQVGI; from the coding sequence ATGCGTAGAACCTCAGTGTTCGCCCTGTCCGCGGTCCTGGTCCTCGCCGGTCTCGTCACCCCGTCCGCCGCCCTGGCGAAACCCGCCGTCCCCCTGCGCGCGCCGGGTGCTCCGGTCGTCGTGGTCGCGCACCGCGGCGCCTCCGCGAGCGCGCCGGAGAACACCCTGCCCGCCACCCGGCTGGCGCTGGAAGCCGGCTCCGACTGGATCGAGACGGACACCCAGCCGAGCCGGGACGGGGTGCCGTTCGTCCTGCACGACCGCACGGTCACCCGGACCACGAACGGCACCGGCGCGATCCGCAAGCTGACCTCGGCCCGTCTGACCAGGCTCGACGCCGGTTCGTGGTTCGCCCGCAAGTACGCCGGGACCCGGCTGCCGACCCTGGCCCAGCAGCTCGCCTACGTGCGGCGGCACAACGGCAGAGTGCTCGTGGAGATCAAAGGAGCACACACCAAGACCCAGATCCTTGCGGTCGTACGGGTGATCAGGGCGCAGCGGATGACCGGGCGGGTCCTGGTGCAGAGTTTCGACGAGGTGTCGCTGCGCCGGGTCCGCCAGGCCGCCCCGGAACTGCCGATCGCCCTGCTCCGAACCACGATCGACCGGGATCCGGTGGCCGTCTCCCGGAGGCTGGGGCTGGCCGCGTACAACCCGAAGGGGAGTGCTCTGCTGACCCGGCCGGCAGTGGTGGCCCGGCTGCACGCGGCCGGGGTCGCGGTGTTCGCCTGGACCGAGGACTCGCCGGCTCGCTGGAAGCGGCTGGACACCATCCGAGTGGACGGCATCATCACCAACCGGCCGGCTGACCTGGTGCACTGGCGTAACCGGCAGGTTGGCATCTAA